A region from the Kineothrix sp. IPX-CK genome encodes:
- a CDS encoding ABC transporter ATP-binding protein produces MDYVIEMMGITKEFPGIIANDNITLQLKKGEIHALLGENGAGKSTLMSVLFGMYQPEKGIIKVKGQEVKIKGPLDANALGIGMVHQHFKLVHNFTVLQNIVLGIETVKSGILRMEDARRKVVELSEKYNLFIEPDALISDITVGMQQRVEILKMLYRNNEIMIFDEPTAVLTPQEIDELMIIMKNLTKEGKSILFITHKLNEIKAVADRCTVLRRGKYIGTIEVADTDKETMSEMMVGRKVNLTIDKQSAKPKEVVLSVEHLSVKTKKEGHTKDLVNDVSFEVRKGEIVCIAGIDGNGQSELVYAIAGIERMSEGKMMINGEDVTNKSIRYKNTHGLSHIPEDRHKHGLVLDYNLAYNLILQQYFQPEFQTAGFLKNEKIYEYADKLIEEYDIRSGEGTATIVRSMSGGNQQKAIVAREIGRGPDLLLAVQPTRGLDVGAIEYIHKQLIKQRDEGAGILLVSLELDEVMNLSDRILVIFEGSIVAELDPKEITVQELGLYMAGSKRQVKKEEAGL; encoded by the coding sequence ATGGACTATGTAATTGAGATGATGGGGATCACAAAAGAATTTCCGGGGATTATTGCTAACGACAATATTACCCTGCAGTTGAAAAAGGGCGAGATTCATGCGCTGCTTGGAGAAAATGGCGCCGGAAAGTCTACTCTGATGAGCGTGCTTTTCGGTATGTACCAGCCGGAGAAGGGGATTATCAAGGTAAAGGGCCAGGAGGTTAAGATAAAGGGGCCTTTGGATGCCAATGCTCTGGGAATTGGTATGGTACACCAACACTTTAAACTGGTACATAATTTTACTGTGCTTCAAAATATCGTGCTCGGCATAGAGACTGTGAAAAGCGGTATCCTTCGCATGGAAGATGCCCGCAGGAAAGTAGTGGAACTGAGTGAAAAATATAATCTGTTCATTGAGCCTGATGCTCTTATCTCCGATATTACGGTAGGAATGCAGCAGAGAGTAGAGATACTGAAGATGCTTTACCGCAATAACGAAATTATGATATTCGACGAGCCTACGGCGGTACTCACCCCTCAGGAAATCGATGAATTGATGATCATAATGAAAAATCTGACGAAGGAAGGTAAATCCATCCTTTTTATTACTCATAAATTAAATGAAATAAAAGCGGTAGCGGACCGTTGTACGGTACTGCGCCGGGGCAAATATATCGGCACTATCGAAGTGGCGGATACGGACAAGGAGACGATGTCCGAGATGATGGTAGGGCGCAAGGTAAATCTGACCATCGATAAGCAGTCTGCGAAGCCAAAGGAGGTAGTGCTTTCCGTAGAGCATTTGTCTGTTAAGACCAAAAAGGAAGGTCACACGAAGGATTTGGTAAATGATGTGAGCTTTGAGGTTCGAAAAGGTGAAATCGTATGTATTGCTGGAATCGACGGTAACGGTCAGTCAGAGTTAGTATATGCGATTGCCGGTATCGAGCGTATGAGCGAGGGCAAGATGATGATAAACGGTGAGGATGTGACAAACAAGAGCATCCGCTATAAAAACACCCACGGCCTTTCTCATATCCCTGAGGATAGACATAAACACGGCTTGGTGCTCGATTATAATCTGGCTTACAACCTTATTTTACAGCAATATTTTCAACCGGAATTTCAAACGGCCGGTTTTCTTAAGAACGAGAAAATATATGAATATGCAGATAAGCTGATCGAAGAGTACGATATCCGAAGCGGGGAAGGAACGGCAACTATCGTTAGAAGCATGTCGGGAGGCAATCAGCAGAAAGCCATTGTAGCCAGAGAAATCGGACGAGGTCCCGATTTGCTCTTGGCAGTCCAGCCCACAAGAGGTCTGGATGTGGGGGCAATCGAATACATCCACAAGCAGCTCATCAAGCAGAGAGATGAGGGAGCAGGTATTTTATTAGTCTCATTGGAACTTGATGAGGTTATGAACTTGAGTGATAGAATTCTCGTCATATTTGAAGGAAGCATCGTGGCGGAACTGGACCCGAAGGAAATTACGGTGCAGGAATTAGGACTTTACATGGCGGGTTCTAAAAGGCAGGTAAAAAAAGAGGAGGCAGGTTTGTAA
- a CDS encoding BMP family ABC transporter substrate-binding protein, with amino-acid sequence MKKKVLAMLLTGAMVLSLAACGSTQTAPAAETETTETAETEPEAEVTEETTEAATEESAGGYELALVTDLGTIDDKSFNQGAWEGLTQYAEEAGVTYKYYQPQEATTDSYVETIGLAVEGGAKLVVCPGYLFETPVYIAQEQYPDVTFILLDGEPHSEDYSDYVTGSNTMAILFQEDQPGYLAGYAAVKDGMTKLGFMGGMAVPAVVRFGYGFVQGADAAATEMGVNVDIMYHYTGAFAATPEAQAMAASWYQNGTEVIFGCGGAVGNSVMAAAEEANAKVIGVDVDQSYESDTVITSAMKKLSVSVYDGIKAFYDGSFPGGSTTIFSAENDGIGLPMDTSKFTNFTQADYDAIVASLVDGSITISNDVSDTTTADLTLSSAKVTFVE; translated from the coding sequence ATGAAGAAGAAAGTATTAGCTATGCTTCTTACGGGCGCGATGGTTCTCTCGTTAGCGGCATGCGGAAGTACACAGACAGCCCCTGCGGCTGAAACGGAGACTACCGAGACAGCTGAAACTGAGCCCGAAGCGGAAGTGACCGAAGAGACGACAGAAGCTGCAACCGAAGAATCGGCAGGCGGTTATGAACTCGCATTGGTAACAGACCTTGGAACGATCGATGACAAATCTTTCAATCAGGGTGCATGGGAAGGTCTTACCCAGTATGCAGAAGAAGCGGGCGTTACCTACAAGTACTATCAGCCTCAGGAAGCTACCACAGATTCCTATGTAGAGACTATTGGTCTTGCAGTTGAAGGCGGAGCGAAGCTTGTTGTATGTCCCGGATATTTATTTGAAACACCTGTTTACATAGCACAGGAGCAATATCCTGATGTAACCTTCATTTTGTTGGACGGTGAACCTCACAGCGAGGATTACTCTGACTATGTTACAGGAAGCAACACCATGGCTATTTTATTCCAGGAAGACCAGCCGGGTTATCTTGCAGGTTATGCGGCTGTGAAGGATGGAATGACGAAGCTCGGTTTCATGGGCGGTATGGCTGTTCCGGCAGTAGTTCGTTTTGGTTATGGATTCGTTCAGGGTGCTGATGCGGCTGCTACTGAGATGGGTGTTAATGTAGATATTATGTATCATTATACGGGGGCGTTCGCGGCTACTCCGGAAGCACAGGCTATGGCAGCTTCCTGGTACCAGAACGGAACCGAAGTTATCTTTGGCTGCGGTGGTGCGGTAGGTAACTCCGTAATGGCAGCGGCAGAGGAAGCTAATGCGAAAGTAATCGGCGTTGACGTAGATCAGTCCTATGAATCCGACACTGTAATCACTTCTGCAATGAAAAAGCTCTCTGTTTCCGTATATGACGGAATCAAGGCTTTCTATGACGGCAGCTTCCCGGGTGGTTCTACAACTATTTTCTCAGCAGAGAACGATGGTATCGGACTTCCTATGGATACTTCCAAATTTACCAACTTCACACAGGCCGACTATGATGCAATTGTTGCGAGTCTTGTAGACGGTTCCATTACGATTAGTAATGATGTATCCGATACGACGACAGCAGACCTTACTTTATCTTCGGCAAAGGTTACCTTTGTTGAATAA
- a CDS encoding ABC transporter permease, producing the protein MSVVYFIFQQTMFFMIPLLIVALGGMFSERSGVVNIALEGIMTMGAFTGILFLNLTGGSMSGQGQLLIAVVVSMVTGGIFALFHAYAAINMKADQTISGTALNLFAPAFAIFVARVIQGVQQVQFTNTFRVAKVPLLGDIPVIGDLLFKNTYITTYLGFAVLGISALVLYKTRFGLRLRACGEHPQAADAAGINVYRMQYAGVVLSGALGGLGGLVFVVPTSTNFNATVSGYGFLALAVLIFGQWKPVKILWASLFFGLMKAIAAAYSGIPFLEGLGIPSYLYKMIPYIATLVVLIFTSRNSQAPRASGIPYDKGAR; encoded by the coding sequence ATGAGTGTAGTATATTTTATTTTCCAGCAGACGATGTTCTTTATGATCCCTCTCTTGATAGTGGCTCTGGGCGGTATGTTTTCCGAGCGAAGCGGCGTTGTCAACATCGCTTTGGAAGGGATTATGACCATGGGCGCATTTACCGGAATTCTTTTTCTGAATCTGACGGGAGGCAGTATGAGCGGGCAGGGGCAGCTATTGATTGCCGTTGTCGTTTCCATGGTGACGGGAGGGATATTCGCGTTATTCCATGCTTATGCTGCAATTAATATGAAGGCGGACCAGACTATCAGCGGTACAGCTCTTAACCTTTTTGCGCCGGCTTTCGCAATTTTCGTAGCCAGAGTTATTCAGGGGGTACAGCAGGTTCAGTTCACCAATACTTTCCGTGTTGCAAAGGTGCCCCTTCTCGGGGATATTCCGGTAATCGGTGATCTGCTTTTTAAGAACACATATATTACCACCTATTTGGGATTCGCGGTGCTCGGCATATCGGCGCTTGTTCTGTATAAGACGAGGTTCGGGCTCAGGCTGCGTGCTTGCGGAGAACATCCTCAGGCGGCGGATGCGGCCGGAATCAACGTGTACAGAATGCAGTATGCCGGCGTTGTCTTATCGGGAGCATTGGGAGGACTGGGGGGACTGGTATTCGTAGTACCTACTTCCACCAACTTCAACGCTACGGTGTCAGGTTATGGATTCTTAGCTTTGGCGGTACTCATTTTCGGACAGTGGAAACCGGTGAAGATTCTGTGGGCCTCTTTGTTTTTTGGCCTGATGAAGGCGATAGCAGCAGCTTATTCCGGGATCCCCTTTTTGGAAGGACTGGGCATACCCAGTTATCTCTATAAGATGATACCTTATATTGCGACTCTCGTAGTGCTCATCTTTACTTCTAGAAATTCACAGGCTCCGAGAGCCTCCGGTATTCCTTACGATAAGGGCGCGCGCTGA
- a CDS encoding DUF47 domain-containing protein translates to MAKGKDSFYFQNFLESIRISKMAADKLQDIIRNYNHSVIEKDVAAIHEIEHMGDSKKHEMTREIVKAFITPIDRDDIVKISNCIDDVTDSIEDIIINLYTWNIMELRPDVVPFAELISSCCDAAEGLLGEVHDYKKSQKIMDHIIELNRLEEKGDDLYIQNIRKLSIENADPYTVMAWREIYRSFETVCDCCEDLADAVEAVIIANT, encoded by the coding sequence GTGGCAAAGGGAAAAGATAGTTTTTATTTTCAGAATTTTTTGGAGAGTATCCGCATTTCTAAAATGGCGGCCGACAAGCTGCAGGATATTATAAGAAATTATAATCACAGCGTTATCGAAAAGGATGTAGCTGCGATTCATGAAATTGAGCATATGGGCGATTCGAAGAAGCATGAGATGACGAGGGAGATCGTTAAGGCTTTTATAACTCCCATCGATCGTGACGATATCGTAAAGATAAGCAACTGCATTGACGATGTAACGGATTCTATCGAAGATATCATTATTAATTTATATACGTGGAATATTATGGAACTGAGACCGGACGTGGTTCCCTTTGCAGAACTCATTTCAAGCTGCTGTGATGCGGCGGAGGGCCTTTTGGGAGAGGTGCACGATTATAAGAAGTCACAAAAGATCATGGATCATATCATTGAGCTCAACCGTCTGGAGGAAAAAGGCGACGATCTTTATATCCAAAATATAAGAAAGCTTTCCATAGAGAATGCTGATCCCTATACAGTAATGGCTTGGAGGGAGATTTACCGCTCCTTCGAAACGGTATGTGATTGCTGCGAGGACTTGGCAGATGCGGTAGAAGCAGTTATTATCGCGAATACGTAA
- a CDS encoding ATP-binding protein, protein MEQKSVMEILMQEALEIIIVFGCDGNILKYNKAAGEELGYGEELCGINIAEVLRKEFEGGSDVVTVMEYLKNRKETAVYRDNGTCFSVRLHIEYDNENCRYFLFALNMEVNREMANEVSRIKEVASRAMEVKNDFVANITHELRTPVNGIRGHVENLKDTYLTTQQRRTLDIIEHCCNNMSSIINNILDFSKLQSGKFELENRKFDLREMMEDIVSANLATINEKGLKLTVNVDESVPQILIGDELRLTQILNNLLSNAVKFTAAGFVRIEVAVTFRFSDEIELFFMVLDSGIGISKEEQDCLFQSFSQVDTSITRRYGGTGLGLTISKELVELMNGKIYLQSEKGRGSNFSFSVRLHTAEMTDCRAEYKKEIKQFLGQHSEEAQYKQIEECYCFGSKENKNELAGRMEKLVLCIELGAWEKAEFWAGELSKLLKNADTDVKRAALKLEMAVRKEDYDKSMLLYEDLERLILERTGEMHYGC, encoded by the coding sequence ATGGAACAAAAGAGTGTGATGGAAATTCTCATGCAGGAAGCGCTGGAAATCATTATAGTTTTCGGTTGTGATGGAAATATTTTGAAATATAACAAGGCCGCCGGTGAAGAACTGGGATATGGAGAGGAACTATGCGGTATCAATATCGCGGAAGTGCTGCGGAAGGAATTCGAAGGCGGGAGCGATGTTGTAACTGTGATGGAATACTTGAAGAACCGGAAGGAGACGGCAGTTTACAGGGACAACGGCACCTGCTTTAGCGTCAGGCTCCATATAGAATATGACAATGAAAACTGCAGATATTTCTTGTTCGCTTTGAATATGGAAGTCAATCGGGAGATGGCCAACGAAGTATCACGTATCAAGGAAGTTGCTTCCCGGGCGATGGAGGTTAAGAACGATTTTGTCGCCAATATCACCCATGAGCTGCGGACTCCGGTAAACGGAATCAGGGGACATGTGGAAAATTTAAAGGATACATATCTTACAACGCAGCAGAGACGAACTTTGGATATCATAGAGCATTGCTGCAACAACATGTCCTCGATCATCAACAACATTTTAGACTTTTCAAAATTGCAGTCGGGCAAGTTCGAACTGGAAAATCGTAAGTTCGATTTGCGGGAGATGATGGAAGATATTGTGTCGGCAAATCTTGCGACGATAAATGAAAAGGGGCTTAAGCTGACTGTAAACGTGGATGAAAGCGTTCCGCAGATACTGATCGGTGACGAGCTTCGTCTGACACAAATATTGAACAATCTGCTGTCTAATGCGGTGAAGTTCACCGCTGCGGGCTTTGTCCGTATTGAGGTTGCTGTGACATTTAGGTTCAGCGATGAAATAGAGCTGTTTTTTATGGTATTGGATTCTGGAATCGGTATTTCAAAGGAGGAGCAGGATTGTCTGTTCCAGAGCTTCTCTCAGGTGGATACGTCTATAACGAGAAGATACGGAGGAACGGGGCTTGGGCTTACCATCAGCAAGGAATTGGTGGAGCTTATGAACGGCAAGATATATTTGCAGAGTGAGAAAGGGCGGGGCAGTAATTTCTCCTTCTCGGTACGCCTCCATACGGCGGAGATGACAGACTGCAGGGCGGAATATAAAAAAGAAATCAAGCAATTTCTCGGACAGCACAGTGAGGAGGCACAATATAAACAAATCGAAGAATGTTATTGCTTCGGCTCGAAGGAAAACAAAAATGAGCTGGCTGGACGAATGGAAAAATTAGTGCTCTGCATTGAGCTGGGGGCGTGGGAAAAAGCGGAATTCTGGGCGGGAGAACTGTCCAAGCTGCTTAAAAACGCAGATACGGATGTAAAAAGGGCCGCTCTTAAGCTGGAAATGGCAGTCAGAAAAGAAGATTACGATAAGAGTATGCTGCTCTATGAAGATCTGGAACGGCTGATTTTGGAGAGAACCGGAGAGATGCACTATGGATGTTGA
- a CDS encoding chemotaxis protein CheA encodes MEGSYGSDGMLDMYLYESFQLLEQMETIVLLEKNEEFLDEESVQEIFRIMHTIKGTSGIMMYDNIAAAAHKLEDVFYYLREAYSEEIAAKELTKYIFMVSDFIEEELIKIKEVRNPDGDPEEIIKCIDMFLVKWKAKIRKEGGELPPENVYVEPSQFYIAPAEERSDKLPSIIDLGVEPSPGDYVIKNSVQKEETIIGVSEGKLDRLTRLVENLMEAEKNTPEESDWQEMKEKLLKITDELEDTVIQMRRTSLAGTFRRMNRLVYDVSRKLDKEIELSVSGEDLEVDRKTIVCISDSLIHLVRNAADHGIEGPDERSQAGKTEKGRISIDAKLDDGILSICVRDDGRGIDKRIIFDKAGRKGLVHKDINEYTDKEIYRFLTYPGFTTKEKVTEYSGRGVGLDAVVGGLEKIGGRLDIDSVQGEGTEMIMRLPHA; translated from the coding sequence ATGGAAGGAAGCTATGGTTCCGACGGAATGCTCGATATGTATTTATATGAAAGTTTTCAATTGCTGGAACAGATGGAGACGATAGTCCTTCTGGAAAAGAACGAAGAGTTTCTGGATGAAGAGAGCGTTCAGGAAATTTTCAGGATCATGCATACGATAAAAGGTACTTCCGGCATTATGATGTACGATAATATAGCGGCTGCGGCGCACAAACTGGAGGATGTTTTTTATTACTTAAGGGAGGCCTATTCGGAGGAGATAGCGGCAAAGGAGCTGACGAAATACATCTTTATGGTATCGGATTTCATCGAAGAAGAGCTGATAAAGATAAAGGAAGTGAGAAATCCGGATGGAGATCCGGAAGAGATCATAAAATGTATCGATATGTTTTTAGTGAAATGGAAGGCGAAAATACGGAAAGAGGGAGGGGAACTTCCTCCTGAAAACGTGTATGTGGAACCCAGCCAGTTCTATATAGCTCCCGCCGAAGAACGCTCGGATAAACTGCCTTCTATCATCGATCTGGGGGTGGAGCCAAGTCCGGGAGATTATGTAATCAAAAACAGCGTACAAAAGGAAGAAACTATCATAGGTGTCAGCGAAGGAAAACTGGATAGGCTGACAAGGCTTGTGGAAAACCTGATGGAGGCCGAGAAAAATACGCCGGAGGAATCGGATTGGCAGGAAATGAAAGAAAAGCTCTTGAAAATAACGGATGAGCTGGAGGATACGGTAATCCAGATGAGAAGGACCTCCCTTGCAGGAACCTTTCGCAGAATGAACAGACTCGTATACGACGTTTCCAGAAAGCTGGACAAGGAGATAGAGCTAAGCGTTTCGGGTGAGGATCTGGAGGTTGACAGAAAAACGATCGTGTGCATTTCCGACTCGCTGATTCATCTGGTGCGCAATGCTGCTGATCATGGAATTGAAGGACCGGACGAGCGTTCGCAGGCGGGGAAGACAGAAAAAGGCAGGATTTCTATAGATGCAAAGTTAGATGACGGCATTCTCTCTATTTGTGTGAGGGACGATGGAAGGGGTATCGATAAGAGGATAATATTCGATAAGGCCGGCCGAAAGGGACTTGTACATAAGGATATTAACGAATATACGGACAAGGAAATCTACCGGTTCCTTACCTATCCGGGCTTTACCACAAAGGAGAAGGTGACGGAATATTCTGGTAGAGGAGTAGGGCTTGATGCCGTAGTGGGCGGACTTGAGAAAATAGGGGGAAGATTGGATATCGACAGCGTGCAGGGAGAAGGCACGGAGATGATTATGAGACTTCCGCATGCTTAG
- a CDS encoding ABC transporter permease, with protein MKKKRNINLTGPVSSVFAIVIGLLFGFVVLLFCNASQAVPGFLTILTGAFTHGLKGVGQVFYYATPIILTGLSVGFAFKTGLFNIGTPGQFIVGAFGAVYVGIVFTSLGSVHWIVAVLVSAVCGAVWGVVPGLLKAFFNVNEVISSIMMNYIGMYAVNWSVKADKVLFNSMRNESKNVAVSAQIPKMGMDKLFPGSSVNGGILIAILVVLIIYLVLNKTAFGFELRAVGFNREASRYAGIDEKKNIVFSMMIAGMISGLAGGLLYLAGTGKHIEIVDVLASEGFTGISVALLGLSHPIGVLFAGIFIAYLTAGGFYLQLYEFSTEIIDIIVAVIIYFSAFALIVKSFMAKTARRRQAKSERKGGKGE; from the coding sequence ATGAAAAAGAAGAGAAATATAAATCTGACCGGACCGGTATCTTCGGTATTTGCAATCGTCATCGGACTTCTGTTCGGGTTTGTCGTATTGCTGTTTTGCAACGCTTCTCAGGCGGTTCCGGGTTTTTTGACCATTCTGACGGGAGCTTTTACTCATGGGCTTAAGGGTGTGGGACAGGTGTTCTACTACGCAACACCGATCATTCTTACCGGTTTATCTGTGGGATTTGCATTTAAGACCGGCCTTTTCAATATCGGAACACCGGGGCAGTTTATTGTAGGCGCATTCGGAGCGGTGTATGTAGGCATAGTGTTCACTTCTCTGGGCTCCGTACACTGGATCGTGGCGGTGTTGGTCAGTGCGGTGTGCGGTGCCGTATGGGGAGTTGTTCCCGGTTTGCTAAAGGCATTTTTCAATGTAAATGAAGTGATTTCTTCCATCATGATGAACTATATCGGCATGTATGCGGTGAACTGGAGTGTAAAGGCGGATAAGGTGTTATTCAACAGCATGCGGAACGAATCAAAGAATGTGGCGGTAAGCGCCCAGATACCTAAGATGGGAATGGATAAACTATTTCCCGGTTCCAGCGTAAATGGGGGTATCTTGATCGCTATCTTGGTGGTATTAATTATTTATCTAGTTTTAAATAAAACTGCTTTCGGCTTTGAACTGCGTGCAGTAGGATTTAACAGGGAAGCGAGCCGTTATGCGGGTATCGATGAAAAGAAGAACATTGTTTTCTCTATGATGATAGCAGGTATGATTTCAGGACTTGCGGGAGGTCTTCTTTATTTGGCCGGTACCGGCAAACATATTGAAATCGTGGATGTGCTGGCGTCAGAGGGCTTTACCGGAATTTCCGTAGCCCTGCTGGGACTCAGCCATCCTATCGGTGTTTTGTTCGCAGGAATCTTTATCGCTTATCTGACGGCGGGAGGCTTTTATTTACAGTTATATGAATTTTCCACCGAGATTATCGACATTATCGTAGCCGTTATTATTTATTTCAGTGCTTTTGCACTGATCGTGAAATCCTTCATGGCAAAGACTGCGCGCCGCAGGCAGGCGAAGAGTGAGAGGAAGGGAGGGAAGGGAGAATGA
- a CDS encoding response regulator has protein sequence MKILLAEDDFASRKFMYKYLSRYGDCDITVNGLEALEAFQMGLAEGDPYQLICLDVMMPEMDGYQALCKIREIEKEKGIKGDKAVKIIMTTALNEEKNVKKAFNMNCTAYSGKPVDTEKFELLLKKIGLIT, from the coding sequence ATGAAGATACTATTAGCGGAAGACGACTTTGCCAGCAGAAAGTTTATGTACAAATATTTGAGCCGTTACGGAGACTGTGACATCACAGTAAACGGGCTAGAGGCATTGGAGGCTTTTCAAATGGGTCTCGCCGAAGGAGACCCTTATCAGCTTATTTGTCTGGATGTTATGATGCCGGAAATGGACGGTTATCAGGCTCTTTGTAAAATTAGGGAAATTGAAAAAGAGAAAGGGATAAAAGGAGACAAAGCTGTTAAAATCATTATGACCACAGCGTTAAATGAGGAAAAAAACGTAAAGAAGGCCTTTAACATGAACTGCACCGCTTATTCAGGAAAGCCTGTCGACACGGAGAAATTTGAGCTTCTTTTGAAGAAAATAGGCTTGATCACATAG
- a CDS encoding chemotaxis response regulator protein-glutamate methylesterase: MRQIKVLIVEDSVVFRNLLVQGLNEDPNIDVVGVAGDPFEAKDLIPQCKPDVMTLDIEMPKMNGIEFLRKMMPQYPMPVIMLSGMDDKVFDAMEAGAVDFAHKPVNMSRTTVNEFIRQELIAKIKIAASVDVRKLHRAEVSRPVRWDRLSNRNCIIAIGASTGGTEAIYDIIKHFHKDIPGVVIVQHMPAGFTEMYAARMNNQCVVEVKEAKDGDAVKRGQVLIAPGGYQMRLVKSGSEYCVECKKEQKVSGHCPSVDVLFDSVAKTAGADSIGIILTGMGGDGSKGMKSMKNSGAVTIGQDEATSVVYGMPRVAYDIGAVRYQLPLCDIAHKIYSLLE, translated from the coding sequence ATGCGTCAGATAAAAGTATTGATTGTTGAGGATTCCGTTGTATTTCGGAATCTTTTGGTACAAGGACTGAATGAAGATCCAAATATAGATGTAGTTGGCGTGGCGGGAGATCCTTTTGAGGCCAAGGACCTCATCCCGCAGTGTAAACCGGATGTTATGACTCTTGATATCGAAATGCCCAAGATGAACGGGATTGAATTTCTTCGAAAGATGATGCCTCAGTATCCAATGCCGGTAATCATGCTAAGCGGCATGGACGATAAGGTATTCGATGCAATGGAAGCGGGAGCGGTGGATTTCGCTCACAAACCGGTGAACATGTCGAGAACCACTGTCAATGAGTTCATAAGGCAGGAGCTGATTGCCAAAATAAAAATTGCCGCCTCCGTAGATGTGAGAAAACTGCATCGAGCGGAAGTGAGCAGGCCGGTCAGATGGGACAGGCTGAGCAATAGAAACTGTATCATAGCTATTGGAGCTTCTACCGGAGGGACTGAGGCTATTTATGATATTATAAAGCATTTTCATAAAGATATTCCGGGAGTGGTTATTGTTCAACATATGCCCGCGGGCTTTACTGAGATGTATGCAGCCAGAATGAATAATCAGTGCGTGGTGGAGGTAAAGGAGGCCAAGGATGGAGATGCGGTGAAAAGAGGACAAGTGCTTATCGCTCCGGGCGGCTATCAGATGCGCCTTGTGAAATCCGGCTCAGAATACTGTGTGGAATGTAAAAAAGAGCAAAAAGTCAGTGGACACTGTCCGTCGGTGGACGTGCTGTTCGATTCGGTAGCGAAGACGGCGGGAGCAGATTCCATCGGTATCATACTGACAGGCATGGGAGGTGACGGTTCCAAAGGCATGAAGTCAATGAAAAACAGCGGAGCTGTCACCATAGGACAGGACGAGGCGACCAGCGTGGTATACGGGATGCCTAGAGTAGCCTATGATATTGGTGCGGTGAGATACCAGTTGCCTTTATGTGATATAGCCCACAAGATTTATAGCCTGTTGGAGTAG
- a CDS encoding HD domain-containing phosphohydrolase produces the protein MDVEMKNQKNAQILVVDDLKMNILFLEKIIRKMGHEPLLAANGKEALQIVRSSSPQVILMDIAMPEMSGYEVCEILKKNKKTRDIPVIFISAMDSSESKIRGFKAGAVDFIVKPFEPLEVTMRIENHLKMYKLQEEMKAYNYKLNCLVNEQMKRIEAEQKNILYALAKVTEGRDNSITNHLENIRYNSRILAQSLQFSPLFEKEITAGFIEKIGVAAMLHDIGKVQIPDEVLLKPGQLNREERKVIKQHAEIGAHILEEIHENAEKNDFLPMAINIAKYHHEKWDGTGYPEGLKGKDIPLCARIVSLIDIFDTLTGERCYKIAYTIEESLKIIEECKGIYFDPHIVDIFMKVHKQLRHN, from the coding sequence ATGGATGTTGAAATGAAGAATCAGAAAAATGCGCAGATACTCGTAGTCGACGATTTAAAGATGAACATCCTTTTTCTTGAAAAAATCATAAGGAAGATGGGTCATGAGCCGCTTTTGGCCGCCAACGGGAAGGAAGCGCTGCAAATTGTCAGATCATCCTCTCCCCAGGTTATCCTGATGGATATTGCCATGCCGGAGATGAGCGGCTATGAAGTATGTGAGATATTGAAGAAAAATAAGAAGACCAGAGATATTCCGGTTATATTCATTTCTGCGATGGATTCCAGTGAAAGCAAAATCAGAGGCTTTAAAGCGGGGGCGGTAGATTTTATCGTAAAGCCTTTTGAACCCTTAGAGGTTACCATGCGAATTGAGAATCACCTGAAGATGTACAAGCTTCAGGAGGAAATGAAAGCCTATAATTATAAGCTCAATTGTCTGGTGAACGAGCAGATGAAGAGGATAGAAGCAGAGCAGAAGAATATTTTGTATGCTCTTGCCAAGGTTACGGAGGGAAGAGACAATTCCATAACCAATCATCTGGAAAACATCAGGTACAACAGCCGGATTTTAGCGCAGAGCCTTCAGTTTAGTCCCCTTTTCGAGAAGGAGATCACAGCAGGGTTCATCGAAAAGATAGGTGTTGCGGCGATGCTTCACGACATCGGAAAAGTACAAATCCCCGACGAGGTGCTCTTAAAACCCGGGCAGCTCAATCGCGAGGAACGTAAGGTCATTAAACAGCATGCGGAAATCGGCGCTCATATATTGGAGGAAATTCATGAGAATGCGGAGAAGAATGATTTTCTTCCGATGGCGATCAATATCGCAAAGTATCATCATGAAAAGTGGGATGGCACTGGTTATCCCGAAGGTCTTAAGGGAAAGGATATTCCCCTCTGCGCAAGAATTGTTTCGCTCATCGATATTTTTGACACGCTGACGGGTGAGCGGTGTTATAAAATAGCATATACGATAGAGGAAAGCCTTAAGATTATTGAAGAATGCAAGGGAATCTATTTCGACCCCCACATTGTGGACATATTTATGAAGGTACATAAGCAGCTGCGTCATAATTAA